CATCCTGTGTACCGGCCGCCGATGTAGCGACGGCAACGTCGTCCGAGTTGACCCAGCGTTCCACGGCCGGCTTCGGCGCCAGCACCCGAATTGCCCTGCCGTCGAAGGTCGCCGTGCAGGCAGCAAGGTCTGCAACGGCTTCGAGTCCGTATTCCATAACGCCGCCGGCGGCAAAGTGAGTCTGTTCCACGACGCTCCCGGTCTTGCCGAACGCCTCGACTTCGCTGCGCGTAAGCCGCAGGCGCACCGAATTACCGCGTATTCTTAGTTTCATTTGCGACCATTGACCTCGATGGCTGCGCTACCCGTTGGTAGCCGTAATGGTACCGGCTCGTCGCGCTGTATCGACTGTTCATTTCCGGCAGTTGCCGGCCGTTGTGCCGCGTGATAACTATTCTGCGGCGCTCGCAGTGTCTAATTGGCAAGAAAAGCCCTAATATGGTTGCAGGCACGGCCTTTACCTGGTCCCTGCAAATCATCAGTGGACGGAGCACGAATGCCGACTGACAGGAAATCGGCGGTACGAGACGAAACAGAACGCATCAGCGCACTGCACCGTTACGCGTTGCTCGACACAGCGCCAGAGCAGAACTTCGAAGACATCGTTCGGCTTGCAACTGAGCTGTGCCACATGCCCACGGCCATGATCAGCCTGACGGACACCGACCGGCAGTGGTTCAAGAGTCGGGTCAATTTCGAACTCAGCGAAATTTCGCGAGATATCTCATTCTGCACACATGCCATTGAGTCCGATGGAGTCATGGAGGTCTGCGATACGCGC
The DNA window shown above is from Woeseia oceani and carries:
- a CDS encoding DUF7009 family protein → MKLRIRGNSVRLRLTRSEVEAFGKTGSVVEQTHFAAGGVMEYGLEAVADLAACTATFDGRAIRVLAPKPAVERWVNSDDVAVATSAAGTQDGHALTVLIEKDFACLTERPGEDDSDAYPHPHPDEC